The following proteins are co-located in the Desulfonauticus submarinus genome:
- the rplM gene encoding 50S ribosomal protein L13: MKTYSPKPEEISRNWFIVDAEGKTLGRLATEIAKRLRGKHKPEFAPHLDCGDFIVVINAEKVSFTGRKRDQKMYYWHTGYPGGIKSRTLGQMLESKPEQVILKAVKGMLPKNRLGRKLLKKLKVYRGTDHPHQAQQPKPLEI, encoded by the coding sequence ATGAAGACCTATAGTCCAAAGCCAGAAGAGATTTCTCGCAATTGGTTTATTGTGGATGCCGAGGGTAAGACATTGGGACGTCTGGCCACAGAAATAGCCAAAAGGCTAAGAGGAAAACATAAACCAGAATTTGCTCCCCATCTCGACTGTGGGGATTTTATTGTTGTTATAAATGCTGAAAAAGTTAGTTTTACTGGTCGTAAAAGAGACCAAAAAATGTATTATTGGCATACAGGATACCCTGGTGGAATTAAAAGCAGAACTTTGGGCCAGATGTTAGAAAGTAAGCCAGAACAAGTCATTTTAAAAGCAGTAAAAGGGATGTTACCTAAAAATCGTCTAGGCAGAAAATTGCTTAAAAAGTTAAAGGTTTACCGTGGAACAGATCATCCACATCAAGCCCAACAACCTAAACCTTTAGAAATTTAA
- a CDS encoding TRAP transporter small permease has translation MLTFIRKLNLLACRIGSIVLVLMLLLTVLNMFLTFIGYPIKGAFELLGFLGALLGGMAISPTQAQKGHIRVNLLDNFWSKKTKYILDVISLTLSLAFFVILDWQIFRLALELREWEELSQTLNIAFYPVVFVLGLGIALCCITLFSQLINCKNNSLES, from the coding sequence ATGCTAACCTTTATTAGAAAGTTAAATCTTCTAGCCTGTAGAATTGGTAGTATAGTGTTAGTGTTGATGTTGTTGCTTACAGTTTTAAATATGTTTTTAACTTTTATAGGGTACCCTATAAAAGGAGCTTTTGAACTTCTTGGTTTTTTAGGGGCTTTACTGGGTGGGATGGCTATTTCTCCCACCCAGGCCCAAAAAGGGCATATTCGAGTAAACTTATTAGATAATTTTTGGTCAAAAAAAACTAAATATATTTTAGATGTAATTTCTTTGACTCTTAGTTTAGCTTTTTTTGTTATTTTAGATTGGCAAATATTTAGATTGGCATTGGAATTACGAGAATGGGAAGAACTTTCTCAAACTTTAAATATAGCATTTTATCCAGTTGTTTTTGTGTTGGGATTGGGAATAGCTTTGTGTTGTATTACCTTATTTTCTCAACTTATCAATTGTAAAAATAATTCTTTAGAAAGTTAA
- a CDS encoding TRAP transporter substrate-binding protein: MVKRILVLGLVMFFLCSLCLRAEAKVIKLSYANFPPASTFPCVQMERFKQEVEKRTNGQVIIQTYPGGTLLGAKNMFRGVIAGQADIGCLVMSYQPGVFPLTTVCELPLGFKSAKVASMVLWEIFQKYHPKEFARVKVLTVFTSAPSNLMSKKPIKSLKDLKGVPIRAAGAAGKIVEILGGAPIALPMSETPEAIQKGVAKGLLTSFEVLKDLNFAAYLPYGTITNFQVYPFAVVMNKDKWNSLPERIKKVFNELGKEQALWTGRYMDNHIQEALGYAKKKYGFKLFTLPQQDMDLAREKLKILIDNWKKRAETKGLPAEKILQDVYKFKAKYEQMGY, from the coding sequence ATGGTAAAAAGAATTTTGGTCCTTGGTCTTGTTATGTTTTTTTTATGTAGTTTGTGTTTACGAGCAGAAGCAAAGGTAATTAAGCTAAGCTATGCTAATTTTCCCCCAGCATCTACCTTTCCTTGTGTTCAAATGGAGCGATTTAAACAAGAAGTTGAAAAAAGAACAAATGGACAAGTGATTATTCAGACATATCCCGGGGGTACCTTGCTTGGGGCGAAAAATATGTTTAGAGGAGTGATAGCAGGACAAGCTGATATTGGGTGTTTGGTAATGTCTTATCAGCCAGGAGTGTTTCCTTTAACTACAGTCTGTGAATTGCCTTTAGGGTTTAAGTCTGCAAAAGTTGCCAGCATGGTTTTATGGGAGATATTTCAAAAATATCATCCCAAAGAATTTGCCCGAGTAAAGGTTTTGACTGTGTTTACTTCAGCACCTTCAAATCTTATGTCCAAAAAACCTATTAAATCTTTAAAAGATCTAAAAGGCGTTCCTATTAGAGCAGCTGGGGCAGCAGGTAAAATTGTTGAAATTTTAGGAGGAGCTCCTATTGCCCTCCCAATGTCAGAAACCCCAGAAGCTATTCAAAAAGGTGTTGCCAAGGGTCTTTTAACTTCTTTTGAAGTTTTAAAAGATTTAAATTTTGCTGCTTATTTGCCTTATGGCACAATCACTAATTTTCAAGTGTATCCTTTTGCTGTGGTTATGAATAAAGATAAGTGGAATAGTTTGCCAGAAAGGATAAAAAAGGTGTTCAATGAATTGGGCAAAGAGCAGGCTTTGTGGACAGGACGTTATATGGATAATCATATTCAGGAGGCTTTAGGTTATGCAAAGAAAAAGTATGGTTTTAAATTATTTACTTTACCTCAACAGGATATGGATCTAGCTAGAGAAAAGCTTAAAATTTTAATAGATAATTGGAAAAAAAGAGCTGAAACAAAAGGGCTTCCAGCAGAAAAGATATTACAGGATGTATATAAATTTAAAGCAAAATATGAACAAATGGGATATTAG
- a CDS encoding HD domain-containing protein encodes MKVNLRKGLLQFVFSGSFMKRWNDKLRPMELVEVEKQAHKMIIAFILLVLNTKDMKLEEQVELGEKVILGGIFDYFYRLIITDIKPPVFYKIKSNPAHFAELTNWVLEQLNPRVEGLGKDFWQQLKNYFYHPIEDLSSKILGASHLLASRWEFSVLKKLNFLDPEMEEIEHSFIQRLRGFYDLKGVKDLTENQQSALTQFMNLCGQLRFQKRWSQTPRIPETSVLGHLFIVACYAYFFSLAVGACKRRRENNFFAGLFHDIPELLTRDIISPVKKSVSRIGSLIREYEEQELNKKIFSLFVESQYKELLRKLKYFLGIEVGSEFISTIIKDNEVKEVTLRQLQTEYNKNTFEPKDGELLKVCDNIAAFIEAYTATRNGIINEHLQLAQLRIKNKYQNYILADRVHIGAILADFD; translated from the coding sequence ATGAAGGTTAATTTGCGCAAAGGTTTGTTACAATTTGTTTTTTCTGGGTCTTTTATGAAACGATGGAATGATAAACTAAGACCCATGGAATTAGTAGAGGTGGAGAAACAAGCTCACAAGATGATAATAGCCTTTATTTTGTTGGTTTTAAATACCAAAGATATGAAATTAGAGGAACAAGTAGAGTTAGGGGAAAAGGTTATTTTGGGGGGAATCTTTGACTATTTTTATCGTTTAATTATTACGGATATAAAACCTCCTGTATTTTACAAAATTAAATCTAATCCTGCTCACTTTGCTGAACTAACTAATTGGGTGTTAGAACAATTAAATCCTAGAGTAGAAGGCTTAGGGAAAGATTTTTGGCAACAATTAAAAAATTATTTTTATCATCCTATAGAGGATTTAAGTTCTAAAATTTTAGGGGCGTCTCATCTTTTGGCTAGTAGATGGGAGTTTTCAGTTTTGAAAAAGTTAAATTTTTTGGATCCAGAGATGGAGGAAATAGAGCATTCATTTATTCAACGTCTTAGAGGTTTTTATGATTTAAAAGGAGTAAAAGATTTGACAGAGAACCAACAGTCAGCTTTGACGCAATTTATGAATTTGTGTGGTCAGTTGCGATTCCAAAAAAGATGGTCTCAGACGCCTAGAATACCAGAAACTTCTGTTTTAGGACATCTTTTTATAGTTGCTTGTTATGCTTATTTTTTTAGTTTAGCAGTAGGAGCATGTAAAAGGAGAAGAGAAAATAATTTTTTTGCAGGATTATTCCATGATATACCAGAACTTTTAACTAGGGATATTATTTCTCCTGTTAAAAAATCGGTTTCCAGAATTGGAAGTCTTATTCGAGAATATGAAGAGCAGGAGCTAAATAAAAAAATATTTTCTCTTTTTGTTGAATCACAATATAAAGAATTATTAAGAAAGTTAAAATATTTTTTGGGAATTGAGGTTGGATCGGAATTTATTTCTACTATTATTAAAGATAATGAGGTTAAAGAGGTTACTTTAAGACAATTACAGACAGAGTATAATAAAAATACTTTTGAGCCCAAGGATGGGGAGTTATTAAAAGTATGCGATAATATAGCGGCGTTTATAGAAGCTTATACTGCTACAAGAAATGGAATAATTAATGAGCATCTTCAACTTGCTCAGCTTCGTATTAAGAATAAATATCAAAACTATATTTTAGCTGATAGAGTTCATATTGGAGCAATACTAGC
- the rpsI gene encoding 30S ribosomal protein S9 encodes MSTDFFYGTGRRKTSVARTRLYKGSGQIIVNGRPLEEYFPRPTLQMIIKQPLKLVKLEDKFDIKINVKGGGISGQAEAVRHGISRALLDYDPELRPALKKAGFLTRDPRAKERKKYGQKGARARFQYSKR; translated from the coding sequence ATGAGTACTGATTTCTTCTATGGAACAGGAAGAAGAAAAACTTCGGTAGCTAGAACAAGGCTCTACAAAGGAAGTGGCCAAATTATTGTCAATGGTCGTCCTTTAGAAGAATATTTTCCTCGTCCAACTTTACAAATGATTATCAAGCAACCACTAAAACTTGTAAAGCTGGAAGATAAGTTTGATATTAAAATCAATGTAAAAGGTGGTGGAATAAGTGGTCAAGCTGAAGCAGTAAGACATGGAATTAGTAGAGCTCTCTTAGACTATGATCCAGAATTAAGGCCAGCACTTAAAAAAGCAGGATTTCTAACCCGTGATCCTCGGGCAAAGGAAAGAAAAAAATATGGACAAAAAGGTGCCCGAGCCAGGTTCCAATATTCAAAACGTTAA
- a CDS encoding TRAP transporter large permease produces MDLITIGVLGIIVLLFSLFILRLPVGFAMAIIGYLGFGYVINFKAASSMLADECWKVFSSYGLTVIPLFILMGQICFYAGVNKRLYETAYHWFGHIKGGLVHATILACAGFAAICGSNTATAATMSTVALPEMQKFKYHPLLSTASVAVGATLGVVIPPSVVLIIIGLQTGQSIAVLFWASFIPGVLLTIFFMLAVGLFCHFRPDFAPAAAKSSWKERFISLKGSIEMLVLFGLVMTGLLAGFFTPSQAGGVGAFLALIIAVLRKQLSFRNFILALEDTLKVTSMIMVIILGAIIFGRFLAVTRLPYELAVSVSSWHMPSYLIMLGVALIYIIGGAVMDALALLIITIPIFFPLATSLGYSPIWFAVFITIVTTLGAVTPPVGINTFIVASMAKDVSMKTIFKGILLFMPCYLVLLFCLLFWPELGTLGSVLLSK; encoded by the coding sequence GTGGATTTGATTACAATTGGTGTATTAGGAATAATAGTTTTATTATTTTCGCTTTTTATTTTACGCTTGCCTGTAGGTTTTGCAATGGCCATTATTGGCTACTTGGGCTTTGGTTATGTGATTAATTTTAAAGCTGCTTCTAGTATGTTGGCTGATGAGTGTTGGAAAGTATTTTCTTCTTATGGTCTTACTGTTATACCGCTTTTTATTTTAATGGGTCAGATTTGTTTTTATGCTGGAGTGAATAAAAGACTCTATGAAACTGCCTATCATTGGTTTGGTCATATTAAAGGTGGGCTAGTACATGCTACTATTTTGGCATGCGCTGGGTTTGCTGCTATATGTGGCTCTAATACAGCTACGGCAGCTACAATGAGTACTGTTGCTCTTCCTGAAATGCAAAAATTTAAATACCATCCATTGCTTTCTACTGCAAGCGTAGCTGTTGGTGCTACTTTGGGCGTTGTTATCCCTCCTAGTGTGGTTTTAATTATAATTGGCTTGCAAACTGGACAATCTATTGCAGTGTTATTTTGGGCTTCTTTTATTCCTGGAGTTTTACTTACAATTTTTTTTATGCTTGCAGTGGGACTATTTTGTCATTTTAGACCAGATTTTGCTCCTGCAGCTGCTAAATCTTCGTGGAAAGAAAGATTTATTTCTTTAAAAGGTTCAATAGAAATGCTTGTTTTGTTTGGTTTAGTTATGACAGGATTATTGGCTGGTTTTTTTACCCCTTCTCAGGCAGGAGGAGTTGGAGCGTTTTTGGCTTTAATAATCGCAGTGCTGCGTAAACAACTAAGCTTTCGTAATTTTATTTTGGCTTTAGAAGATACCTTAAAAGTTACTTCCATGATTATGGTAATCATTTTAGGTGCTATTATTTTTGGTAGATTCTTAGCTGTTACAAGACTTCCTTATGAACTTGCAGTGAGTGTTAGCAGTTGGCATATGCCTTCTTATTTAATTATGTTAGGGGTTGCTCTAATCTATATTATTGGTGGAGCAGTTATGGATGCACTGGCGCTTCTTATTATTACTATCCCTATTTTTTTTCCCTTAGCAACTTCTCTTGGCTATAGTCCCATTTGGTTTGCTGTGTTTATTACTATTGTAACTACCTTAGGGGCAGTAACTCCTCCTGTAGGGATTAATACCTTTATTGTGGCTTCTATGGCCAAAGATGTTTCTATGAAGACAATTTTTAAAGGTATCTTGTTGTTTATGCCTTGTTATTTGGTTTTACTTTTTTGCCTTTTATTTTGGCCTGAGTTGGGAACTTTAGGAAGTGTATTATTGTCTAAATAG
- a CDS encoding radical SAM protein translates to MKKIKPHLVFADKQGNIYDHPHLLMLVRRGKEWGLPYPGELIELPSESTFYLLPERQAVGLDPDTGKIEVLEEAPVAAFIAPGYTLSGHVVYTENHHAPKLPLFAYGALGYYKGKFYVAAQQVDTDKRQVFLGISKQKIIYGAQNLRKKLPNNRLIAHLTRCALTYGCPAAKNLALGRFEAPLPTAKTCNARCIGCISLQSKDSGFPATQKRINFTPSPKEIAEIILIHAKRVKKPIFSFGQGCEGEPLTGWKNILKAIKLAKKNLSKGTININTNGSFPEAMEPLAKAGLKSIRISLNSLRPHIYKAYYRPTYDFNKVIECIKEAKKNDLFVSLNYLFFPGFSDTEEELDSLISTIQDTKLDFIQMRNLNIDPLLYLNLYSNEKEKPSFGLKNFMLRIKKECPWIKFGYFNPYLG, encoded by the coding sequence ATGAAAAAAATAAAACCCCATTTGGTTTTTGCAGACAAACAAGGCAATATCTATGATCATCCTCATCTCCTAATGTTAGTGAGGCGTGGAAAGGAATGGGGGCTACCATATCCAGGAGAACTTATAGAGTTGCCTTCAGAAAGCACCTTTTATCTTCTCCCAGAACGCCAAGCTGTAGGTCTAGATCCAGATACAGGTAAAATTGAAGTATTAGAAGAAGCTCCAGTAGCTGCTTTTATTGCTCCAGGTTATACTCTATCCGGACATGTAGTTTATACAGAAAACCACCACGCACCTAAATTACCTCTTTTTGCCTACGGTGCTTTAGGATATTATAAAGGAAAATTTTATGTAGCTGCCCAACAAGTAGATACTGATAAACGTCAAGTTTTTTTAGGTATCTCTAAACAAAAAATAATATACGGAGCTCAAAATTTAAGAAAAAAGTTACCTAACAATAGGCTAATCGCCCATCTCACTCGATGCGCTCTTACTTATGGCTGTCCTGCTGCAAAAAATTTAGCTTTGGGTAGATTTGAAGCACCTTTGCCTACTGCAAAAACTTGTAATGCTAGATGTATTGGCTGTATTTCTCTTCAATCTAAAGATTCTGGATTTCCTGCTACCCAAAAAAGAATTAATTTTACACCTTCTCCCAAAGAAATTGCTGAGATTATTCTTATCCATGCAAAACGAGTTAAAAAGCCTATTTTCTCTTTTGGCCAAGGATGTGAAGGTGAGCCTCTTACTGGGTGGAAAAATATATTAAAAGCTATTAAGTTGGCTAAAAAAAATCTCTCTAAAGGCACAATTAATATAAACACTAATGGAAGTTTTCCAGAAGCTATGGAGCCCTTAGCCAAGGCTGGTCTTAAATCTATTCGGATAAGTTTAAATTCCCTACGACCGCATATTTATAAAGCTTATTATAGACCTACTTATGACTTTAATAAAGTAATTGAATGTATTAAAGAGGCAAAAAAAAATGATCTTTTTGTTTCCCTAAATTATTTATTTTTCCCTGGATTTAGTGATACAGAAGAAGAGTTAGATAGCCTTATATCTACAATACAAGACACAAAACTCGACTTTATTCAAATGAGAAACCTCAATATAGATCCACTTCTTTATCTTAATTTATATTCTAATGAAAAAGAAAAACCAAGCTTTGGACTTAAAAATTTTATGTTAAGAATAAAAAAAGAATGCCCTTGGATAAAATTTGGCTATTTTAATCCTTATTTAGGATAA
- the purM gene encoding phosphoribosylformylglycinamidine cyclo-ligase, whose amino-acid sequence MSSSNRTAAYKDAGVDIEAGNLLISRIKKMVGTTFTRGVITDLGGFGGLFKIDMEGLKQPVLVGATDGVGTKLKLAFLFDVHHTVGIDLVAMSVNDILVQGAKPLFFLDYFATGKLEVEKAEKVIAGVVEGCKQAGCALLGGETAEMPDFYGSGEYDLSGFCVGMVDFDKIVDGSQIRKGDILIGLASSGLHSNGFSLVRKLFSSSKLQRDDKFPGTDKNVWEVLLEPTKIYVKPVLNVLRDLEIRGMVHITGGGFYDNIPRILPTGVKVVIDFNSFVKPAVFHWIKEEGNLSWEEMANIFNCGIGFILIIKPDLKEDVLLRLKAQQIDAWEIGRVEICSSNEEVVQIKF is encoded by the coding sequence ATGAGCTCTTCTAATAGAACGGCTGCTTATAAAGATGCTGGGGTGGACATAGAAGCAGGTAATTTATTGATTTCTAGAATAAAAAAAATGGTTGGGACTACTTTTACTAGAGGAGTGATTACAGATCTGGGAGGATTTGGGGGATTATTTAAGATAGATATGGAAGGTCTAAAACAGCCTGTATTAGTAGGAGCCACAGATGGAGTTGGCACAAAACTAAAACTGGCTTTTTTGTTTGATGTACATCATACGGTTGGAATAGATTTAGTAGCAATGAGTGTTAACGATATTTTGGTACAAGGAGCTAAGCCACTATTTTTTTTAGATTATTTTGCAACAGGAAAATTAGAAGTGGAAAAGGCTGAAAAAGTTATTGCTGGTGTAGTAGAGGGTTGTAAACAAGCAGGATGTGCGCTTTTAGGTGGAGAAACAGCTGAAATGCCAGATTTTTATGGATCTGGAGAATATGATCTTTCTGGTTTTTGTGTTGGGATGGTAGATTTTGATAAAATTGTAGATGGATCTCAGATACGAAAGGGAGATATTTTAATTGGCTTGGCATCTTCTGGTCTACATTCAAATGGATTTTCTTTGGTACGTAAACTTTTTTCCTCTTCAAAATTACAAAGAGATGACAAGTTCCCAGGAACAGACAAAAATGTATGGGAAGTTTTACTTGAACCTACTAAAATTTATGTAAAACCTGTTCTGAATGTGCTGAGGGATTTAGAGATAAGAGGAATGGTTCATATTACAGGAGGAGGGTTTTACGATAATATCCCTAGAATATTACCAACAGGGGTTAAGGTTGTCATAGATTTTAATTCATTTGTTAAACCAGCAGTTTTCCATTGGATTAAAGAAGAAGGTAATCTTTCTTGGGAAGAAATGGCAAATATTTTTAATTGTGGAATTGGGTTTATTTTGATTATTAAACCAGACTTAAAAGAAGATGTGCTTCTTAGATTAAAAGCTCAACAGATAGATGCTTGGGAAATTGGGAGAGTAGAGATATGTTCTTCCAATGAAGAAGTAGTACAAATTAAATTTTAG